The genomic region CCGCCAGCAGCTGGCGCGCCTGCAACGACCTCGGCTGCCCCCAGCTCACGGGATTCCCCCGCCAGACGACAACTTCAGGGTCGCTATCGAGAGGAACACCTCCGGAAGGAGTCGCCGCCCTGAGGAAAGAAGACGATTCTTTTCCCGATTGCGGGGGTGTTCGTAGGGAAGTCGGGGGTTGCGGAGAGTGGGCCAGGAGGGTCGACGCCCCGCCTTTGAAGCATGGAACGCCGATCGGCGGGCGGCGGCTGCATCCGAAGTCGCTTCCCCGCCAATCGGAGAAGAATCGAAAAAACAGCCATTGGAAACAAGGTTTGGCATACGGCGACAGCTTACCGGCGCGGCGGCCCGGCTTGCACCGGAAGGGGAATCGCACGGCGGAGTGCGTCGTGGAAATGAAAAGGCGCGGACAAGGGCCGAAACCCTGTCCGCGCCCATCGGCAGTGGTCCGTCAAAGGAAGAGCCGGGGATCGCTACTCCCCGCTGCGCGGGATTGCGAAGCGGTAGCCGCGGCCACGCACGGTCTCGATCGGCTTGAGCGCGCTCTCCGGATCGAGCTTCTTGCGCAGGCGGCCGATGAAGACCTCCAGCACGTTGGAGTCGCGATCGAAGTCCTGCTGGTAGATGTGCTCGGTCAGGTCGGCCTTCGAGACCAGTTCGCCGGCATGCATCATCAGGTATTCGAGCACCTTGTACTCGTAGCTGGTCAGGTCGACGTTCTGGCCTTCGACGCTGACCGTCTGCGCGGCCAGGTCCAAGGTCACCGGCCCGCATTCCAGGGTCGGCTTGCTCCAGCCGGCGGCGCGGCGCACCAACGCGTTGATGCGCGCCAGCAACTCCTCGACGTGGAATGGTTTCACCAGGTAGTCGTCGGCGCCATGCTTGAGCCCCTCGACCTTGTCCTGCCAGCTCGAACGCGCGGTCAGGATCAGGATCGGGAACTTCTTGCCCTCGTCGCGCAACGCCTTGATCAGCTCCATGCCCGACATCTTGGGCAGGCCGAGATCGATGATGCCGAGGTCGAATGGCACCTCGCGGCCCATGTACAGCCCTTCCTCGCCGTCCTGGGCGGCATCGACCGCGTAGCCGTCACGCTTGAGGCGGGCGGCCAGGGTTTCGCGCAGGGGGGCTTCGTCTTCTACAAGCAGGATTCGCATGGGAACTCCATTCGGGGAACTCCGTGGGTGGAAGGACCGCAACAAGCCGGTCCGGGCGCTGCCTACACCTTAGTCGCTTCAGTCGTCGTCATCACGTGTACGACGCGGATCAGGGCGGCTGGGCAGCTGGCGCGGCTGGCGCGTGGAGCTCGGGTCGTCCATGAATACACGAACGCGTCCCTGTTGATCGACGACCTTGACACGGCTGACGTCGCGGCCGTCGAACGGCACGCGCTCAGCGCTCAGGACCCGGCCACCGGTACGCCGTTCGACCCGGCGCACGGCATCGCTCAGGGCACGCTGGTCGTCGCCACGG from Lysobacter alkalisoli harbors:
- a CDS encoding response regulator transcription factor, with the protein product MRILLVEDEAPLRETLAARLKRDGYAVDAAQDGEEGLYMGREVPFDLGIIDLGLPKMSGMELIKALRDEGKKFPILILTARSSWQDKVEGLKHGADDYLVKPFHVEELLARINALVRRAAGWSKPTLECGPVTLDLAAQTVSVEGQNVDLTSYEYKVLEYLMMHAGELVSKADLTEHIYQQDFDRDSNVLEVFIGRLRKKLDPESALKPIETVRGRGYRFAIPRSGE
- a CDS encoding PepSY domain-containing protein; translated protein: MPSLLVRTTALVLLVAAAVVAGEAMAQKGGPPDKVSRESPQVRHSRGDDQRALSDAVRRVERRTGGRVLSAERVPFDGRDVSRVKVVDQQGRVRVFMDDPSSTRQPRQLPSRPDPRRTRDDDD